The Torulaspora delbrueckii CBS 1146 chromosome 1, complete genome DNA segment GTTTGGGTCAAATGGTGCCTGATCATTCACGGTGGTTATCTAGTATCCATCCCAAACTTGATGTCCTCGTTATCCTCTCTGCATTCCACCCTTAAGAGGCGTTCAGCCTTGCTGCCCAGATTGCTGACCTTGGAAGTCAAGCTAGAATCCACGCTGAACGGGATATATCCAACACAGGATATCGATGAAGCATTACTGGAATTACAATCACCACAAGATTCACAAGAGGAAGACGAAGATGAGGACGTTGAATATAACGAAGAACTGGACGACGCAGGATTAATAGAAGATGGTGAGGACGACTACGATGATtccgaagaagatgaagatgaggaaagtCTTAACGAACTACCCGATGGTCCCCAGGACGGCAAATCGTCGCAAGATCTCGGAGTTTcggatgatgatgaagctggGTACAGTGACGTCGAAATGTCATAGCTTTGACCATCAGCAGTCACATATAAACTACATAAAATAGCACTTCTTTGTACATTAGCTGATAATCGTTATTGTCACGTGTAGCCCATCGCTAAAAAGTCGAAAAATTTTGAGTAGATTGGAATCTCGATACATTTCGAAGCTCATCTCTAATTCACAatcttgaataatcttTGGCTAGTTTCTATCGCTGTCGAGAATTTCCCTCTAAATCACTATGTCTGACGAAAAGCAATACATTTCCTACAACAACGTTCATCAGTTGTGTCAGGAGGCTGCCCCAAAGATCAAGGCTTTCAAGCCAGATATTATTATCGCTATCGGCGGTGGAGGTTTCATTCCAGCAAGAATCCTGCGTacattcttgaaagagcCAAACACTCCAAATATTagaatctttgcaattATCTTGTCCCTATATGAAAACATTTTGACTGCATCTGGTGGTGAAGTTGAACAGATCGGTGTCAAGGTCCAGAGAACTCAATGGATCGATTACAAGCAATGTAAGCTAGATTTGGTCGGTAAAAACGTTTTGattgttgatgaagtcGATGATACCCGTACGACTCTACATTATGCTCTAAGCGAATTGGAAAAAGACGCCGACGAGCAAGCAAAGGCCAAGGGGATCGATGTGGAAAAGAACCCAGAATTCAAGACCACTTTCAGTATTTTTGTCCTTCACGACAAGGTCAAGCCAAAGAAGGCTGATCTTCCTGCCGAGATTGTGAACGACAACAACCGTTATTTCGCCGCTAGGACTGTCCCAGACTCATGGTTGGCCTACCCATGGGAATCTACTGATATTGTTTACCACACAAAGATGGCTATCGAACAAGGTAACGATGTTTTTTTACCATAAGGCCATAGGACATGGCTGACGGGGGCTTTTTAGCCCATTGTAAAATTCTATAAAGATGTAAACTACAGCCAGATAAACAATCTtaatatcaacaacattGACCGATAacttcaagagatcttCCCTCCACGTGAACGGCTCATTTAAGTTGTAACCCATATATCAAGTTACGCTTACATTCACAAAGTCACAAACTATAGAGACTCGAGGTGATATGACGATCAACTCGATACCGATATGGCTTGACTGTGATCCAGGGCATGACGATGCAATCGCGATGCTTATAAGTTGTTTCCATCCAGCCTTCAAACTACTAGGACTAGGGGCATCATATGGGAATGCACCTTCAGAAAACACTTCATATAACGCCCGGTCCCTCATAACAGCATTCGGTAAGACTCAGGATGTACCTATCTACCCTAGTGCTAAGAGACCCTGGGTGTTTGAGCCAGAATATGCGCCCGATGTCCATGGTGCTTCCGGTTTGGACGGTACAACTCTATTACCGGTGCCTGAATGTGAGATGATCATCGAGAAAAGCTATTTAGATGCCATGGAGGAAGCTATTATAACTCATAATGGTGAAATAACGCTTGTTTCCACAGGCGCCTTGACATCTGTGGCCACTTTACTACGTGATCGACCacatttgaaaaaaatggtCAGGTATATTAGCATTATGGGTGGAGGTATAGACCTCGGTAACCGTAATGACAATCATTCGGCAGAGTTTAACATTTGGATTGATCCTCAGGCTGCTAATTTTATCCTGAGCGATCCTGACATTAAGAATAAATGTATTCTCTTACCCCTCAATGTGACCCATAAAGCTATTGCTGACCAGAGAGTGCAAGATCAAATTCGTGGTAAGGGTCAGTCCAAATTGCGCGAGCTTTTTTACGAGctattcaaattctttgaacatTGTTACAAGGATGCCCAGGGTTTTGACTATCCGCCAACTCATGATCCATTAACGTTGATGCCACTGCTGCAGTTTTACGGTTGGGTAAATCCTTCTGTTCTCCAGCTAACTTATAGGCGACTGAATCTGCATGCAATAGAGGACAGAAATAGCCCTGACTTGGGAAAGACGTgcattttgaaagagtaCAATTCACAGGAAGATTTGGGTACAATTGTTTGTTTTGATATGAATATTGGATTCTTCTGGGAACAAGTTTTCCAAGCTTTGGACCGAGCGGCCAAGTCCTCAACCATTGAATGAGTCGATTAGCAACGCCAAAAGTATAGAAAAGAACCAAAAGTTATTTAAGTATTAATACATCGAATTTATGGCCAGAATTTAGCCAGTACGATTTATATAGCATCTGAACAGCTCTCAAAATTTAATTTTAGGTTAGATGGACTCAATGGCCCTGCAGGCGTCATTCTTTCCTCCCAGTCCGACGCTAGCGTCCATTTATACTGCCTCAAAACCTCGGCGATCGTAACTCTCATCTCGGTTAAGGCCAATTTTTCTCCTAAGCAAGCACGGCGACCACCATGAAATGCTGTCATAGTATATGCATTTTTAGCATGCTTCCAATTTTTAAGAATGGTTTCGTTGTCTTCACCCCATCTGGTAGGGTCAAACTGATCTGCATTGGGCCCCCAGACTTTGGGATCATGACTTGTACCAAAATTATTGTAACCAACATACGTATCTTTTGGGATAACAATTTCTGGACCAAGCCGACAAGCCTTAGTCGTCTTTCTGTTAATGATAATGTTTAATGGAGGGAAAAGTCTGATGgcttcaaaaataaaagaattcaaaaaaGGTAATTCTGATAATTCTTTAGAGTCGTTGACATCTTGCACTTCTGCTCTGATTTTCTGTTGCAATGCCGGATGTTTGCCAAGTAGATACAGCGAGGTTGTTAACAGCACTTGGGGATTTTCATGGCCAGCGACCAGGATGATAACAATATTGTCAGTCAATTGCTGAtaattgatgatttcattgTTATGCGCCCGAATCAAATCACTGGATGCAAAGGATGTTTGCTCGAATTTGTAATTTGTGACCAAATTATCTTGAATCTTGGTAACAAGTTGCTCTCGAAAGCTTGCgacatctttgaaagcttttcTTCTAGCCGGTATTGGAAGTAAATCTAGGAAGGGAAAAGTCAAATACATAGGATGGAATATTTGCTTTTTAATATCGATCAAATGCTTGTGTAATTGATTGTCGTCCTGAGTAAGAGCaccaaaatcaaatccTAGTGCAACCTCTGAAATATTATCCAAACATAGGCGCTGGATCAGAGGACCCATGCTTGCACTCTCAGGGGTTTTTCTTCTGAGCTTTTCAATACCATTGCAGAAAAGTTCAGCATTTTTGTAGAATGGCTTATCGTCAAAATGCTGAAGCCCATTTGTCACAACTGACCTGTACGTCCTCCAAACTTGGCCATGAGCACTAATAACATTATCGCCCGTGTACGCTGCTATCACAGCATATGgaatttttttttggttACCACTCTTAGCAAATGTATCCTCTTCTCTAAATACATGTGCCATCAATTCTGGTCTAGTCACAATAATATTCCATCTCGACCCAAAAAATATCTTAGCAGCCCCATGCTTCTCTAAAGGTTCTCTTAGATACATGTCATATAATTTTGTTTGATCGATGTTGAAAATTGTAGGTAAGAAGATCACATAGAATGGTATTGTTGGAATGTTTCTGGGGAAGTTGAGGGGCGGAACGacgatcttgaagatcaaatgacctacaagaacaaagaaaattgaaacCAAAATGCCCGCTAAAGCCATTATAATAACACGTAGATTTTTTTGTATCAAAGTACTTGGCTAACTCCAAACttcctctttgaattttcaatgattaTTATTTTAATTAATTTTGAAGAGCGACATTATATATTTTACTGTCACTCAAAGCGTCTGTCGCGAAAGTAACGGCAATCCATAAAGTTTCTCGAATATTAATAAAAATGGAAAGGCGATAATTGAGGATTTTACAGTTCAACCTTACTTGGCGAAATAAGGATTTGTAAATTGATTTGCTAGGTCGAGCCGCAGTCTTAAATTTCTCAAGAGGGCATTTTTCGCAAACTCCAATCAAAAATATGGCGTTTaaacaatttcaagtgCGAAACCTAAAGGGTTGTACCATTCCACTCACCAGACCTGAAGAGAAACATTGATTCTAAAATTATCAAGCAATGATTCAATCAAATAAACAGGAGACCCTGAAGGGCAGAGTCTGGCTGAGGCATAATAATGAAAGCTTCAGCAAAATGGTGTTTCTCGAACCTGAGAAACGGATATTGAGCACTAATCCCAGCATAATGTTTCTGGCTATCGCCATGAGTTACACTCCTGGCCCGATGTTTCGATATTGAGTTAGCTCATATAAATTGCATGGTTGAGAGACCTTTTATCAAATTACGATTGATATCTCAATTATTATTATATTGTACAATAAGAAGACATCCAAGGAAAAGGAATAGGTAAGTTATTTCAAGCCAAAATGACGTGTACCAAAAAATCCGTAACGGTGACCGAAGTGGTTAAGTCTGATTcttatttgaaaaaaccaATTTTGGACTCCAAGAATGATATTGGAATTCCACATAAACTCAGTGATCTTTCTACATATAGCAAATTCTTGGCTCTCTATACCAGGGACCCTGAAGATGCTGGTTATTATTCCATAGAAGAGAAACAAGGCtgcaaaatcaaagataaATGGAGTGAGctcattgaatttatcaaagagACGGAGCCTGTCCCAGCCTCCATCAATGAAAATGTCGTCGAATTCAATATTCCGGCAAGCGTTGCCGATCAATTTACTTGCTCTTTGGGTTTGCCAATCAAAGTCTCTGAGTATATGAAAGAAAACGAAAATCAGATCAGAGGATGTGTGACAACTATCGAAAATGAAAATGACTTCAACGATTGGTTCATATTTCATATTCTGGATCAATCTCGTTTGCGCTTAAGTGAAGTGCCAACTAAGAACACTGATGATAGGTATCATGAGAGCTTCGCTGATTTTTTTGAGCAAGCACTCAAGAACACTATAGTTAATGACCAGTGGGAAGCAGGTGGACGTGATTATTTCATTGAACGTGTCAGGTATTTCACTGACAGACACTTGAAAATTGAGTGTGTGTTGCCTGCATTCCCATGTAAATCCTCAAactttgataaagttgGAGGTCTTGTTCCAGATAAAGGTGAGGAATTGGCCTTAAGAAGATTGATTAAAGCCACGCAAGATGCCGCGAAAATATATCCACCTGGAATGAAGGTTTGGATCGTCAGTGATGGACATGTCTTCTCTGACTGTATCGGAGTGGATGATGACATAGTCAGCACTTATACCGCGCAACTTCACCAGCTGTATGAAAAGGTCAAGATTCCTGGAGTTGATGCCATTGGCTTTTGCGGACTGAACGACTTGTTCTTTGGTGGAGCCGCTGCCtcaaacttcaatttcaaatttataGAGGAGGTGAAGCTCAATCACTATACGGGTACTCAAATCTGCTCAGTTTCTGACGTTTCAAGAGCTATCATGATGAAGGGATGCGACACAGATGATGGCAGGTTGAGAAAACAAATAAGCATTGATGGGCATCCAAGATTGCACCTTTATAGGGGCTTCTCTCGTTTTATGATGGAAGACCTCTCTCGTTTGCCATTCTTCAAGGACACATCTAGAAAGGGattcaaaaagataatCTCGAAGATTGCCTTCAATATGATTCGAAGGAACGATGCTTACTCTAATCTTGTCGAGCTCATTTTCCCCCATCACATGAGATTGTCGATCCATGCACACACTAACAGTGGTCCAAAATTTGGGATCAAAGTCATTTCGCCTGAGCAATGTCACACTGTTAAATCCCTTGAAGATATTGAAGAGcccaaatttgaagaccTGTTGCATATCCCAACTCCATGGCACAACTGTGTTGTGAAGATCGACGGGAAACGATACGTCTTAACAAAATCTAGTATTGTCAGGGAAGCTCTCGAAAATGGCTCTTACGAGGGTGAATGGATTGAGACTTCCCTTGAAAGTGGTGAAGGTGGTCACTTCGTCATAACCAAAGCCAATTAGACagttattttttttttgtagCTGTTTGGTTTCCACTTGCTATTCGTTCGATTTAGTGCTCCTATTATGGTTTCATCCATCATTTTCGAGTTTTATTTTGATGGTTTATTCCGCAGATTTAATACCTGACACGCAGCCATCCTTTCTATAGCTTATCACAACTATCATAATCTTATTTAGCTTCAGCTCTTCGACAAAGACTCTACCATAGAAAAAAAGAATACAATCGCACTTATTGCTTCAAAAGGTCAGGAGACCTCTCATAAGGTGACTAGAGTGAGTTATTTCGTTGATTATCATTACCTCtatcaagttcttggatAAATCACCTGGATCAGAATTAGTGATATACACTTCAAAATCGCCAAAATGTCTTCATATAGCACCCAAGTAATCCTCCTTGATACTACCAATAGCATGGATGGAGCTAACTTGACTTATACAACCTTCGATCTTAACTCTAATTCTGCTCTTGATGGTAATCACATCCTCGGAACTTTGGTAAGATGGCGGATTTGAACCCGCATTGAATATCAAATCTTGTGGCATCAAATGCTTAGTAACAAATACTTTCATAGGTCCTACTTGGACTTCAAAACCATGTTGTGAACAGGAGACCACAGTTCCATCGACAACTTCACCTCTGAATGGTTTAAAGACCACAGCTCTATATCTGACGATGAAGTCGGCTGAACCATCTGTCGGAAGAATTCTACCACGCTCGATATCAATTTTATCATAGTCGAGTACACAGAGAATATATCCAAACTTACCGGTACAGGAACCCTCGACCTCCTGCAAAAGCTTAGTCTTCAGGTAATCCTTCATATGTGGACCGAAAAATGATGGATGAAGTGTAATATTGAGCGAAAGatccttgatgaaaaaCATTCTGAACACAAATGGAGGACCTCAGGTGGGCAATTGATCAACTATTAACCTTTCAAACGAGCTATTCGAGCCAATTGATACCTCTAATAGCTTGTAGTCTCATACTTTGACTATTTTTCGTCAAAGATCCACATTAATTTGACATCGCTCGTTAGCTGTgagattttttttcacatAATGAAATAAAACCACTGCTCACAGTTGAAGAgcatcatcaattgactcGGTGCCGTTCAGGATCTCGTCTAGATGTCTCAAAAAGTTGGTCATTCGTCTCTAGCATTTGCTCGCCTATGGCATCATGTTGATTTGGCAAGGGACAAGAGAACGTTGGGTAGATTAGCCTCGGCTATTGCGATAACGTTGATTGGGAAGCATAAGCCAGTTTACCATCAAAGTCAAGATTGTGGGGATTATGTTGTAGTGAGTAATTGTCAAAGATTGCGTGTTACTGGTAAAAAGCTCGAACAGAAAACCTACTGGTCGCATTCGTCAAAGCCAGGTCACTTAAAGTTGAGAACAATGGAAAAGGTTGTGGCCGACAAAGGGTTTGGTgagattttaaagaagGCTGTCAGTGGTATGTTGCCCAAAAACAAACTGCGTAAACCCAGATTGGAGAGGCTCAAGGTATTCGACGGTGCCGATCATCCTTACAAGCAGAACATAACTGCGTTCGTGTACGATCAACCGTACGTGCAGTCTAAACTTAAACAACTCAAAGCCAGTGAAGAGGTCAAATGATTGCGTCCTAGCTGTATATCCTGTGTATAGATTATTAAAGATGTGGAAACAATTCAAAACGATAGTGTTTCTTTGGCTATATATTACAtgtttttttttgggtAAACTATGGCAAATTTGTCATCTCTGGAGAGTGATAATTCGCATAACAGTTTTAATAGTCATTATCATTCATGGACTTTTTTGTAGTGCCATGTAGCGGTTTAaaaatctttggatctATCAGTGTACAAACGGGGGGTAATGTTCATTGCCATTAGCTCTTGGAATAACAGTTTGGCAGCATATGGAATattgatttgatagatGTCAATCTTGTTGTCACAACCTTTACATTCGAATTGGTTATGGTTCAATTTGGCAATAACACTCATCAACCCACAAATACCACAGATGTGAACTCTGAAGGCATCTGATGCCTCCATCAGTCTCTCCTTTAGGAAGGCCGCGGCACCATGTGCGATCATACAGTCACGTTCCATTTCACCGAATCTGAGACCACCATCTCTAGATCTACCCTCAACTGGCTGTCTTGTCAAAACTTGCATAGGACCACGTGCTCTCGCATGAATCTTGTCATCCACCATGTGTCTTAGACGTTGGTAGTACGTAGGAccgaagaagatttgaGCCATCAACTTTTTACCAGTATGTCCATTGTACATGACTTCGAAACCACGAGATTGATAACCATGCTCACGTAGAAGCTTAGAAATACCTTCCACAGTAATGTCGGTGAATGGAGATGCGTCACCTTCGTTACCAGATAATGCTGCCACTTTACTAAGTAGACATTCGATTAAATGCGCGACCGTCATACGAGATGGAATGGCGTGGGGATTGATGATTAGATCTGGTACAATACCTTCAGCAGTGAATGGCATATCCTCTCTACCGTAAGTGATACCAATAGTACCTTTTTGACCGTGACGAGAGGCGAATTTGTCACCAATCTGAGGAACCTTGGTGGTTCTTACACGCACCTTGACGAATTTTAAACCATCTTGGTTGGTTGTTATCAAGACTTGATCAACAATACCGTTTTCAGTACTTCTTAATGGTGTTGAAGCATCACGCTTCGAGTGATATGCTGTTCTTTGacccaattcttcttcatcgggTGATATTGGTGTAGTTTTACCAATGATAATATCTTCACCTGAGACTCTGACACCCGGTGCTATCAAACCGTCGTCATCCAACTTATCGTAAGTACCATGCTTCATCCTTAGAGTGTTTGTGCGTTGTGGTTTTTCGAATGTCTCGGTGATAGACATACCGTATTTCTTTTCTTGGTCCATGTAAGACCGGAAGAAAAGTGATCTGAATAATCCTCGATCGATCGAAGATTGGTTCATAATCATAGAATCTTCCTGGTTGTAACCAGAGTAACAAGCGATGGCGACAATGGCATTTTGGCCTGCCGGTAGTTCTCTGAACTTAAGGTATTCCATAGCACGTGTCGTACCCAATGGCTTTTGCGGATAGTATAGAATGTTTGCCATGGTATCCATACGGACATTGTAGTTGGTCAGGAAAACACCCATAGCTTGCTTACCCATAGCCGATTGGTAGGTGTTACGTGGAGATTGGTTGTGGTCAGGGAATGGAATTACGGATGCAGCAACACCGAGAATCATGGATGGATGAATTTCACAATGAGTAAAGGTCGTTGCATGCTGAGTGGCTCTAATACGCTTCGctaaatcatcatcttcattaaATTCGTGAGCTTCCTGTACAGgttccaaatcttctggTTGCATCGAAATCAAgatggtttcttcttcttcggcATCAATGTATTCTACCAAACCCTCGTTTAGCAACGAAGACCAGGTATAATCCTCAGAATCTTCGAAACCACCCTCTATATCCTGATATTCTGTTGCCATCAGTTTACCGATGTGTCCCTTCCTAACCTTTAGTTCCTTATGCCCAAGTGTTTCATCGTCTTCCACAATGAACAGTGGTCTATAGACTCTACCAGCGTCTGTaaaaatcttcaattccttttcaCGAATATCTCTAACCATGGAGACCTCTGGATTAATATCACCTTTTCTTCTTAAGGTTCTCAAAGTTTCCATCAATCTTGCTGGATTTCTGTGAACACCATGCCAGACACCATTCACAAAAACTCGGGTAGCATCCGGTGATTGATGAGGAACATAATCCTCCAATGGTTCCATACCCCATTCACTCAGGAAAGTGATGATTGGCATTGGATCAGTACCGACTGATATACATGACATCAGAGACAAATTCTTAACCAAACCACACGCTTGACCTTCGGGAGTCTCTGCAGGACAAACCAACCCCCAGTGAGTATTATGCAATTGACGTGGTTTAGCTAATTTACCATCACGACCAATTGGAGTGTTAGTTCTTCTTAAATGGGACAATGTTGACGAGTAGGTGTAACGGTTCAACACTTGAGAGACACCGGCTCTAGAAGACATGGCTTTCTTTTGTTCACCCCAGTTACCAGTGGCCAATGCGTATTTCAAACCAGATGTGATCGTCTTTGCGTTGATAGCTAATTTCATATTGAAATCCTTTGCCTCTTCGACAGTTCTTTGCATGTAACGGAAAATATCCTTTGTCAATTTTCTGAacaaagtcttgaaaagTTGGGCTAACAATGGACCAGCCAGATCCAATCTTTTCTTACCAAAATGATCACGGTCATCCTGATCCTTACGGTCCAATGCACAAAGTAATAATCTATTAATCATGTAACCGAGGAAGAAAGCTTTTCTACTTTCGAAACCTTCTAGTTGTGTAATATGCGGTAGGAACTCCTTTTGCAAAATATCTCTTGCATACTGTATtctcttctccttcttgatACCTAGAGCGGTACCACGACGGCCGATGAAATCCAATGCAGTTTCACGATCCTGGATAACGAACCCATCTTCCACACATGGTTTCAACATTTCTAACATTTGCCAATCATTCACGTCATAACAAATATGTTCCAATATTTCACCATCAGGAATAATACCAAGGGCTCtgaaaatgatgacgatTGGGATATCTTGTTTGATATAGGGCAAAGTTGCCTTGATTGTACGAGCCGAACTACCTTCACGTCCGTAAAGTTTAACCTGCAATGTACTTATGAAACGAGAACCTTTTTCTAATGCGGATCTGATTTCAGCAACATGTGAGATAGGTGATGGAGCggct contains these protein-coding regions:
- the HPT1 gene encoding hypoxanthine phosphoribosyltransferase (similar to Saccharomyces cerevisiae HPT1 (YDR399W); ancestral locus Anc_5.491), which gives rise to MSDEKQYISYNNVHQLCQEAAPKIKAFKPDIIIAIGGGGFIPARILRTFLKEPNTPNIRIFAIILSLYENILTASGGEVEQIGVKVQRTQWIDYKQCKLDLVGKNVLIVDEVDDTRTTLHYALSELEKDADEQAKAKGIDVEKNPEFKTTFSIFVLHDKVKPKKADLPAEIVNDNNRYFAARTVPDSWLAYPWESTDIVYHTKMAIEQGNDVFLP
- the URH1 gene encoding trifunctional uridine nucleosidase/nicotinamide riboside hydrolase/nicotinic acid riboside hydrolase (similar to Saccharomyces cerevisiae URH1 (YDR400W); ancestral locus Anc_5.492), with product MTINSIPIWLDCDPGHDDAIAMLISCFHPAFKLLGLGASYGNAPSENTSYNARSLITAFGKTQDVPIYPSAKRPWVFEPEYAPDVHGASGLDGTTLLPVPECEMIIEKSYLDAMEEAIITHNGEITLVSTGALTSVATLLRDRPHLKKMVRYISIMGGGIDLGNRNDNHSAEFNIWIDPQAANFILSDPDIKNKCILLPLNVTHKAIADQRVQDQIRGKGQSKLRELFYELFKFFEHCYKDAQGFDYPPTHDPLTLMPLLQFYGWVNPSVLQLTYRRLNLHAIEDRNSPDLGKTCILKEYNSQEDLGTIVCFDMNIGFFWEQVFQALDRAAKSSTIE
- the DIT2 gene encoding putative cytochrome P450 (similar to Saccharomyces cerevisiae DIT2 (YDR402C); ancestral locus Anc_5.493); its protein translation is MALAGILVSIFFVLVGHLIFKIVVPPLNFPRNIPTIPFYVIFLPTIFNIDQTKLYDMYLREPLEKHGAAKIFFGSRWNIIVTRPELMAHVFREEDTFAKSGNQKKIPYAVIAAYTGDNVISAHGQVWRTYRSVVTNGLQHFDDKPFYKNAELFCNGIEKLRRKTPESASMGPLIQRLCLDNISEVALGFDFGALTQDDNQLHKHLIDIKKQIFHPMYLTFPFLDLLPIPARRKAFKDVASFREQLVTKIQDNLVTNYKFEQTSFASSDLIRAHNNEIINYQQLTDNIVIILVAGHENPQVLLTTSLYLLGKHPALQQKIRAEVQDVNDSKELSELPFLNSFIFEAIRLFPPLNIIINRKTTKACRLGPEIVIPKDTYVGYNNFGTSHDPKVWGPNADQFDPTRWGEDNETILKNWKHAKNAYTMTAFHGGRRACLGEKLALTEMRVTIAEVLRQYKWTLASDWEERMTPAGPLSPSNLKLNFESCSDAI
- the DIT1 gene encoding Dit1p (similar to Saccharomyces cerevisiae DIT1 (YDR403W); ancestral locus Anc_5.494), yielding MTCTKKSVTVTEVVKSDSYLKKPILDSKNDIGIPHKLSDLSTYSKFLALYTRDPEDAGYYSIEEKQGCKIKDKWSELIEFIKETEPVPASINENVVEFNIPASVADQFTCSLGLPIKVSEYMKENENQIRGCVTTIENENDFNDWFIFHILDQSRLRLSEVPTKNTDDRYHESFADFFEQALKNTIVNDQWEAGGRDYFIERVRYFTDRHLKIECVLPAFPCKSSNFDKVGGLVPDKGEELALRRLIKATQDAAKIYPPGMKVWIVSDGHVFSDCIGVDDDIVSTYTAQLHQLYEKVKIPGVDAIGFCGLNDLFFGGAAASNFNFKFIEEVKLNHYTGTQICSVSDVSRAIMMKGCDTDDGRLRKQISIDGHPRLHLYRGFSRFMMEDLSRLPFFKDTSRKGFKKIISKIAFNMIRRNDAYSNLVELIFPHHMRLSIHAHTNSGPKFGIKVISPEQCHTVKSLEDIEEPKFEDLLHIPTPWHNCVVKIDGKRYVLTKSSIVREALENGSYEGEWIETSLESGEGGHFVITKAN
- the RPB7 gene encoding DNA-directed RNA polymerase II subunit RPB7 (similar to Saccharomyces cerevisiae RPB7 (YDR404C); ancestral locus Anc_5.495) translates to MFFIKDLSLNITLHPSFFGPHMKDYLKTKLLQEVEGSCTGKFGYILCVLDYDKIDIERGRILPTDGSADFIVRYRAVVFKPFRGEVVDGTVVSCSQHGFEVQVGPMKVFVTKHLMPQDLIFNAGSNPPSYQSSEDVITIKSRIRVKIEGCISQVSSIHAIGSIKEDYLGAI
- the MRPL23 gene encoding mitochondrial 54S ribosomal protein uL13m (similar to Saccharomyces cerevisiae MRPL23 (YOR150W); ancestral locus Anc_5.496), translated to MSQKVGHSSLAFARLWHHVDLARDKRTLGRLASAIAITLIGKHKPVYHQSQDCGDYVVVSNCQRLRVTGKKLEQKTYWSHSSKPGHLKLRTMEKVVADKGFGEILKKAVSGMLPKNKLRKPRLERLKVFDGADHPYKQNITAFVYDQPYVQSKLKQLKASEEVK
- the RPB2 gene encoding DNA-directed RNA polymerase II subunit RPB2 (similar to Saccharomyces cerevisiae RPB2 (YOR151C); ancestral locus Anc_5.497): MSAAEDDYYNEDPYGYEDENSPITAEDSWAVISAFFREKGLVSQQLDSFNQFVDYTLQDIISEDSTLILEQLAQHTTEADNISRKYEISFGKIYVTKPMVNESDGVTHALYPQEARLRNLTYSSGLFVDVKKRTYEAVDVPGRELKYELIAEESEDDSESGKVFIGRLPIMLRSKNCYLSDATELDLYKLKECPFDMGGYFIINGSEKVLIAQERSAGNIVQVFKKAAPSPISHVAEIRSALEKGSRFISTLQVKLYGREGSSARTIKATLPYIKQDIPIVIIFRALGIIPDGEILEHICYDVNDWQMLEMLKPCVEDGFVIQDRETALDFIGRRGTALGIKKEKRIQYARDILQKEFLPHITQLEGFESRKAFFLGYMINRLLLCALDRKDQDDRDHFGKKRLDLAGPLLAQLFKTLFRKLTKDIFRYMQRTVEEAKDFNMKLAINAKTITSGLKYALATGNWGEQKKAMSSRAGVSQVLNRYTYSSTLSHLRRTNTPIGRDGKLAKPRQLHNTHWGLVCPAETPEGQACGLVKNLSLMSCISVGTDPMPIITFLSEWGMEPLEDYVPHQSPDATRVFVNGVWHGVHRNPARLMETLRTLRRKGDINPEVSMVRDIREKELKIFTDAGRVYRPLFIVEDDETLGHKELKVRKGHIGKLMATEYQDIEGGFEDSEDYTWSSLLNEGLVEYIDAEEEETILISMQPEDLEPVQEAHEFNEDDDLAKRIRATQHATTFTHCEIHPSMILGVAASVIPFPDHNQSPRNTYQSAMGKQAMGVFLTNYNVRMDTMANILYYPQKPLGTTRAMEYLKFRELPAGQNAIVAIACYSGYNQEDSMIMNQSSIDRGLFRSLFFRSYMDQEKKYGMSITETFEKPQRTNTLRMKHGTYDKLDDDGLIAPGVRVSGEDIIIGKTTPISPDEEELGQRTAYHSKRDASTPLRSTENGIVDQVLITTNQDGLKFVKVRVRTTKVPQIGDKFASRHGQKGTIGITYGREDMPFTAEGIVPDLIINPHAIPSRMTVAHLIECLLSKVAALSGNEGDASPFTDITVEGISKLLREHGYQSRGFEVMYNGHTGKKLMAQIFFGPTYYQRLRHMVDDKIHARARGPMQVLTRQPVEGRSRDGGLRFGEMERDCMIAHGAAAFLKERLMEASDAFRVHICGICGLMSVIAKLNHNQFECKGCDNKIDIYQINIPYAAKLLFQELMAMNITPRLYTDRSKDF